In a genomic window of Sarcophilus harrisii chromosome 4, mSarHar1.11, whole genome shotgun sequence:
- the LOC100932528 gene encoding histone H2A type 1-D: MSGRGKQGGKARAKAKTRSSRAGLQFPVGRVHRLLRKGNYSERVGAGAPVYLAAVLEYLTAEILELAGNAARDNKKTRIIPRHLQLAIRNDEELNKLLGKVTIAQGGVLPNIQAVLLPKKTESHHKAKGK, translated from the coding sequence ATGTCTGGCCGCGGAAAGCAGGGAGGCAAGGCTCGCGCCAAGGCTAAGACTCGTTCATCCCGTGCCGGCCTGCAATTTCCAGTTGGCCGCGTGCATCGTTTGCTTCGCAAGGGCAATTATTCCGAGCGGGTCGGGGCTGGAGCCCCAGTGTATTTGGCTGCGGTGTTGGAGTATCTCACTGCTGAAATTTTGGAATTGGCTGGCAATGCTGCCCGCGACAACAAGAAAACGCGAATCATCCCGCGGCATCTTCAGCTAGCTATTCGCAACGATGAAGAGCTCAATAAGCTACTGGGTAAAGTCACTATTGCCCAGGGCGGTGTCCTGCCCAACATCCAGGCTGTGCTGCTGCCTAAGAAAACTGAGAGTCACCACAAAGCTAAGGGCAAGTAA